The genomic segment GACCCGCCGGCCGACGTGCGCGGGCACGCGGAGATCGCCGCCCTGATCACGGCGGCCCGGGAACGGTTCCCCGGCCCGGCCTTCCACCTGGTCACGGCCGTCGACGGACACCACGACACCGCCCGCTTCGGTTGGGAGCCGGTGGACGAGGCGGGCCGCGGCGCCCCGGGCGCCGGGTTCGACGTGATCACGCTCGACGCCGAGGGCCGTATCCGCGGCGTGTACGGCTTCCTGGACCGGGTGCCCGCGGCGGCGTAGCCGTCGGGGTGCCGGAACCCGCCGCCTCGCGATGAGTTTCTCCGCTCC from the Streptomyces sp. NBC_00310 genome contains:
- a CDS encoding nuclear transport factor 2 family protein, which translates into the protein MPAAQDRPDRYETTVARCLQAWNTGGGEAPAEAVAAWAADGGYTDPPADVRGHAEIAALITAARERFPGPAFHLVTAVDGHHDTARFGWEPVDEAGRGAPGAGFDVITLDAEGRIRGVYGFLDRVPAAA